The genomic interval aggaaaacaagagggggggaaatcctcaccatccccccctacaaatcgcaccctggatGTGACAtagtagaagcgactgtgagactgttatcagcgtcacgggttggcttcgatgtgagtggttgaagtagcacgtcaatagatgacggacaagtggcttattcaatcatatgcaagcattttttgattaggcccagccttctgaaacaccattccaatggatcggttccagatggatgagtggagctaggcggaacgaaattcatctggcgagagtcaggttagttaAAAATACTTACAGATTACAGATTTAACTTCTTCACTAAGtaaaaagtaacaaagtacaggctTGTAAATGTACtcaaagtataaaagtaaaaagtatccTAGACTTGCACTGGACTTATATTGACCATAATAGTGAAATAGCCTTTTGGTGGAACATGTGATTCTTTTCATCATTGTCCACACCTTCAAAAGTGGATAAAAGACAAGCAGTTGTTCAGACATGGGGAAGCTTGCATCTTCAGCACTTTCTTGCTTTTGTATGTAATTATCTTTGTGCTCTTTTTCCCCAGACAGCTgagttatttatatatttattgaaataaaataagagGCCTATTTTGTGGTCCGTCTCCATTTAATGTTGCGGCTCACAAGCTGGGTTTTCACCTTCCTACCAGTCAAGCTCAACCGTTTGCATTCCGTCTCTGACAGAAGGTCAGTAGAAGGTCAGTCACCCTGTATGATTACTATTCTCTTTTGAGTCATCCAAGCCCCATGATAACCCAGCCCTGTTGACACACTTATGGATGTGCTCCCATGCCAGTCACCATAAAAAACACCCTAGGAGCTGTTTCATGTCTGTGGAGGattcccccccccaccccccccccaaaaaaaaaacagtctagtACAGCCTCCTCCCCACAATGTAGACTTTCAATTCCTCAAGGCTTCAGAAGCCTTTATAAACAGGTCCCTCAAGAACGGCCCCCTCTTATCTCAATACAGGTAAGACTTAATGGAAGAAACCACTTACATTTTTAATATCAACAAGTATCTTCGACTGAGTGAGTATCTCATTAATAAGTGAAATTAGTagattatgatttttttttaaaatgtaaaatcaGTCTTTTACTCAATTTAACCATTACATTGTGTTATGGAGGGTTGGTTGTGAGGATGCTTTTTTATTCAAATGTTTTCCTTCATAGTTCTTTGGCACATTGTATAAGGGGAGCTTTACCAAAGATCTGTCTATGAATTGTCTTTTGCCTTTAGCCACTGTATTATCCAAATTATGTGATTTGTCCACTTTCAGCAGTACCAATTTCCGAACCTTTAACAGTAAGAGATCAAACTACATTTGTATTTTCATATTGCCCTTGGATAATTGTTCAGGTTATGCATCAGCATAATACACTACATCTGAAAGATCTTGCAAGATcactgttgaaaatgaaaatataaGATGGACACTTCAAAGCAAACTTAAAAACTTGAGATATAACTTGaaatataactgtgtgtatatgcataacATAATTGAGTTTGTAATTAGACAAGATGTTAAACATAATGCACTGTGAATTCCAGCTGAATATTAGGGTTCTCTTTTGGAAAGCCAATAAATCACTGGTTTTGATATAGGCTAAATTAGTATTTCAGAGGATTTTAGTTGATTACATTGAATTTTAGAGTGTATAAGTTACTTTCACTCCTACGGGCTGATGTGTTAATTACCTTAGGATTCAATTAACAGTGAATTGTCCCATGCAGGACTGACATTTTCAACATTGTGAATTTGACCAGAAATGATTATAGCTTTATTGGTAGTGCCCATCTGCGTTCCGGCTGGTTTGTCAAGATAAGATGTAAATCTCCCATATTAATAATCAATTAAAGTTTAAATATTAGTTTATGATTAAGATTTGGACTCACAATTTGTTAGACATTTGATTGTTTTGAGAATAGATTGCGGTGTCACTGTCACCTCTGATCCTTTCTCATGTAGTCTCAATTGAAGTGTCAGTTAATGTTTAtttcactctgacacacacacacacacacacatacagagagagagagagagacacacacacacacacacacacacacacatacagagagagagagagacacatacacacacacacacacacacacacacacacacacacacacacacacaattgattaGTGGTAGGACCTCAAGAGAGGCAGATCTTGAGCAAACAGCGTTCATGGCCCCGTTGGGATAGGTGGAAGGGGAGCGCCGtgggccaggtgtgtgtgttggagcagtggAGAGGCAGCGATCCGAGCCCCTGTGTGCCCTCCAGATGCTGAGGGGCAGGGCGTGCAGAAGATGCCTGGCTATAAAGCACTGCAGTGGTGGGGTTGGGGGCAGGGCGTGCAGAAGGTGCCTGGCTATAAAGCACTGCagtggtggggttggggggcagGGCGTGCAGAAGGTGCCTGGCTATAAAGCACTGCAGTGGTGGGGTTGGGGGCAGGGCGTGCAGAAGGTGCCTGGCTATAAAGCACTGCAGTGGCAGAGACAGTCCTCCGACTCTCAGAGAGCTCAGCAATGCttagtacacaaacacatgtaacaACACAGCTTGTGCTGTTCAGTAATGTGGGGTGTGTTTGGGACTGATTGGGAGGTAACTTATATGGCTTTAACTGCAAatattagtatatatatatatatatatatagttacaGAGAGATCTGGCCACTCTGTGAGTAATATAATTATTTATTAGCACAAAGAATTTAACATCTCCTCCTGTGTGTTGCTGAATGACTATCTCCAGGAGGTTCACCGCATATAAGATGCGTGCCAAACAATATTACTGTAAAATGTAAGTCATTACGATAAATGAAGACAAAGTAGTCATATTTTCTGTTCTTAAGTTAAAACAGAGCACCATTAAGCCAATAGCATGGCCTATAGATATATGGTACACCATATGTGTTCTGGCCTTGAGGCCTAAAGATGCCTGGTTTCAGAACAGGAGTATATCACTTTTAtgactgtgagactgtgtgcGACTGTGGTAGCAGTCTATTTATACTGTTGGGGAGGAGTCTTTACAACAAGTGGCCTGTACTTTAGGACGTCCTCCCTCTCTTAGATCCACAGGACATCCATACACAAAGGGATTTTATCTCAGGAGGGTCCCAACTCAAATCTGAACAACAGAAAATAGCTGCAGGCATGTTTTTTCCTagcaatgacagagagagaccaaATAACACAAAGAGTTTaaggcagtttttttttaagatgACGGGAAAGagaatagtataagtatatatactcttttgatcctgtaagggaaatttggtctctgcctttatcccaacacacagtgaggtgaaacacacactaatcccgacacagtgagccgcctgcaacaacagcggcgttcggggagcagtgaggggttaggtgccttgctcaagggcacttcatccgttcctactggtcggggttcgaaccggcaaccctccggttacaagtccgaagcgctaaccagtaggccacggctgcccgtaaTATGTATGACAAAAGAGTGATCAAACAATGTGTCACTCTTTCCCAAATACAACAAATTACAAATGTCAAAGTAAAACACTGAATCAGTacaatcttgaatttccccttggggatcaataaagtatctatctatctatctatctatctatctatctatcaatctatctaacAAATATGAGCCAGGATGGCCGTTGATATCAGTGCCATGTCTCTTATCCTAGTCATTTGACCTCCATCCAAATTTCAGGACGAACGACCGCTTGAGGATCATGGCAGCTCCTCCAGGCCTTCAGCTCCGACTGAACCAGACCTCCAGCCCCACTCTACTCAACGCCACAGATGGCATGATGGTCAACGCCACCGCCAAGCCATTCAGCGTGTTTGACGGGTGCGAGGAAATGGTGGAGGCCATTCTATTTGACATGGCCATCCAGCTGATCAATGTCATCCTGGGGATCCCGGCCAACGTCATGGTGATTGTCATCCTGATCCAAAACCGCCGTGAGCCGTCCACCTCCGATATCTACCTTGGCTGCCTGGCCTTCATGGACGCCTACTTCGGGGTCATGACGCCCATCATTATAGCCAACATGTACcaatggcagagcaaggatgtCTGGACGGCGAGCAAGTTCTCCTACGGCGTAAAGGACACCAGCGGACCCCTCTTCCTCTCATGCATCTGCCTGGACCGCTTTGTGGCCGTCGTCTTCCCTATTGCATTCGGCCACCTCAAGCACCCCAAGTACAGAATCATGCTCACAATCCTGGTGTTTGGGCTCACGTTTGCGTATTCTGCCGCTAAGGCCGTCGGAGGCCTGCCCAATTTCGAGAAGGTGTTCACCGGCGAAGTGCTGGCCACCTTCACCTGGATGATGGTGTGCAACGCTTCCATCCTGCTGGCGCTGAAGCGCTCCAAGGGCGCCGGCAAGGACGAGATGCACCCCATGAAGAAGAAGGCCTTCAAAATGGTGCTCTCCATCCTGGTCATCATCGTGGTCAACTACCTGCCACTGGTGGCGCTCTTCCCGTTTGAAGACCGCTACACGCCAGACGTCTTCCGCTGCTACGTGCAGCCGGTGGGCTTCGCCTTCCTGAACATCAGCAGCACCATCCAGCCAATGATCTTCCTCTCGCGCCTGGACAAGGTGCCCTTCCTGCCCGAGGCCTGGACCAAGAGGTGCTGCGCCCGCAACCAGTCCACCAACAACGAGAAGCCCACGATCACCGCCAGCACAGAAACCATAGCAACCGTAGCATCCACCACACCTCTTTCCCCGGCCTAACCCCATACTGCACATGAAACAGCGGAACTCATaggacacactcagacagatagacacacacatctgaacatcattttaattttattaacTTTGTTTTCAGATAGTTGTTCATTTATATGAGAACAATTATCAGCAACTCTAGCTATTTTAGGATTGAGGCCTAACATATGCTACATATCAGTACCCAAATCCTAGAGTTACTTAAGGATAAGAATATAATGTTAGTAgtaaagacaaagacaaaatgCCATAGTTGTGCCATAGTTGTATAACATTATGTCTACAGTGTCATGTGCAAAATATTGCCCCTTGACTGATAGTAGAGCATTGGTTTAGCTGGGACTTTACTGACACCATGAGGACTATTCTATGACTGCACAGACCATTTTCTGCTCTGAATTTAGTAATATGCCTATTCAATGACTCATTAAAACCCTACGACATATTAAAAATGAAAGTGCTTGTTTTGATCATTCAACTCCAGTGAAATAGACATTTTCCGAGGTAAAACTCTCAATGGTGGGTCAGTGCCTGTAGACAGCAGGGGAAACATTCTCTCTGTGAATCTGTATCTGAACTTGTGCAGTGTGACCTTTGTGGAGGGGTCACTGAACACCAACTCCCCTCGTTCATAGTCCAGCTCGACCCTCACCCTGCGCGGCTTCTTCCTCACCAGCAGAGGGGTCACCGGAGTAGTGACCGCGATGTAGCCGCCGTCGCGGTGCCAGATGCTCCACAGGCCGCTGACGGGGCCCAAGGGCATGACCGGCCCTTTCCTCTTCACCGACTCCCTCACCATGCCCAGCAGCCAGCTCGGGTTCTGGCCCACCTCCACTTCCCAGGTGTGCCTCCCCGACGTGTAGCCTTCGGAGCCCAGCACCTGGAGGTAGGTGTCAAACCTCTCAGCGTTGTCTGGCAGAGGCTGCACCCCACCGGCCGAGAGGGTGTTCAGCTCGTCGGACACTCTCAGCATGGGGTGGGCCGTGTTTGGATCCAGGACTATGGGTGCTGAACAAAAATGAAGAGAACATTTTTGTTATTCACTGGAAAGAGGATTATTTCATTAGCGTAGTGTAATTTCATGTGGAATTAATTCCAAAAGAATGACCAAACTGGCTGATTATGTTAATTGACCTCTCTCTAAATGATTTTCAGTCATCAACCAGAATTTAAACCACATTCCATAAACCCATATGTCAGTAAAGCACAAAAGATCTTACTGAAATAAACAATATCCAGCATCTTCTTCCAAACATTGTATTTAAGGTTGCCCAGATATTTTGCCACATCAATCAGTGCCCCCGTTAAATCCTCTGGATCGTCAACTGTACACTCTGTTCTGCAAAGAcatgtatacagtgtgtgtacagtatatagtatatatttatatatatagtatatattttTCTCAAAAAATTTccttgggatgaataaagtatctatctatctatctatctatctatctatgtgtatgtatgtgtataatgaTGATATACGTATACATAATATTGGCATCATGTATTGCTAATTCATTTATAAATAGTACTATATCACAGTTGGTGAATGAGGAAAAAGTTGGTCCAATACCTTTTTTCCGTGTCTTTGAAGttctgacaaaaaaataaatacaaacagaTATACTGTCAACAtgcagtgtaaaatgtaaagtGGGGTTTAGTGAATTATGTGGATCATAATGACTGCATGCAGAGACTGACCTGCAGAAATAAAAGGTCATTGGCTGGCATCTCCTGCTCGATGAGGGTGATGGTTTGTGAGATAGATGTAATCACTTGTGTGATTTCCTCAATTTTATTCTCAATGGTCTCATTTTTcttgtccttctcctccctcagCTTATCAATCAAAATGCTCTCTTCCAGTTGCAGAAGCACATGCAGTTTGTTGAACTCCTCTTTGATTAAGCTCTCTGTGGACTTAGCCTGACTCTGAAGTGGAAGCAGTTAGACTGTCAGAACATGCATTGTTGTGGGCTCAATATGCTCCAGAAGCACTTGTAAAGTTTTAGATAATGACTGTATCATTCTTATATAATAATTAATACATATTGAGAGGCCCTGACTTTGGAAAGACATTTATACAGTTCTTCAAATCAAATAATATAATTATCCCATTACTCTATACATTTCTATACAATTCTATATAGTTAATTCCATCAAAATGTATACACATAAGGCTTTGTGTTTCAT from Alosa sapidissima isolate fAloSap1 chromosome 3, fAloSap1.pri, whole genome shotgun sequence carries:
- the LOC121706085 gene encoding G protein-coupled receptor 183-like; the encoded protein is MAAPPGLQLRLNQTSSPTLLNATDGMMVNATAKPFSVFDGCEEMVEAILFDMAIQLINVILGIPANVMVIVILIQNRREPSTSDIYLGCLAFMDAYFGVMTPIIIANMYQWQSKDVWTASKFSYGVKDTSGPLFLSCICLDRFVAVVFPIAFGHLKHPKYRIMLTILVFGLTFAYSAAKAVGGLPNFEKVFTGEVLATFTWMMVCNASILLALKRSKGAGKDEMHPMKKKAFKMVLSILVIIVVNYLPLVALFPFEDRYTPDVFRCYVQPVGFAFLNISSTIQPMIFLSRLDKVPFLPEAWTKRCCARNQSTNNEKPTITASTETIATVASTTPLSPA
- the LOC121706079 gene encoding zinc-binding protein A33-like translates to MAYQPLPEEDLSCPVCCDIFTEPVVLTCSHSFCEECLKRYWVDSKVRLCPVCRNVSLTDSPPVNLALRNLCAGFRKDSERRTVVQSKLCSRHGEQLKLFCLEDKRPVCVDCLTVEHRDHKFCSTQEAVQMYKDVLKTAVKPLHERLATIKKNKETWEQTGQLCISQAKSTESLIKEEFNKLHVLLQLEESILIDKLREEKDKKNETIENKIEEITQVITSISQTITLIEQEMPANDLLFLQNFKDTEKRTECTVDDPEDLTGALIDVAKYLGNLKYNVWKKMLDIVYFTPIVLDPNTAHPMLRVSDELNTLSAGGVQPLPDNAERFDTYLQVLGSEGYTSGRHTWEVEVGQNPSWLLGMVRESVKRKGPVMPLGPVSGLWSIWHRDGGYIAVTTPVTPLLVRKKPRRVRVELDYERGELVFSDPSTKVTLHKFRYRFTERMFPLLSTGTDPPLRVLPRKMSISLELNDQNKHFHF